From Campylobacter lari, one genomic window encodes:
- a CDS encoding acyl-CoA thioesterase — translation MKDMGEPKLRVIAMPSNTNPAGNIFGGWIMSQIDLAGAIAARELSPQRVVTVAVDKIIFKEPIFVGDLVSCYAKIIKAGNTSITVEVEVVTQRANDYGRVYCMHVTSAVVTYVSVDKDGNKLPIDADLKRLHGF, via the coding sequence ATGAAAGATATGGGAGAACCTAAACTAAGAGTTATAGCTATGCCAAGCAATACAAACCCCGCTGGTAATATCTTTGGTGGTTGGATCATGTCACAAATTGATCTAGCTGGAGCCATTGCAGCAAGGGAGCTTTCTCCGCAAAGAGTAGTAACTGTAGCAGTGGATAAGATCATTTTTAAAGAACCAATTTTCGTAGGTGATTTGGTATCTTGCTATGCAAAAATCATCAAAGCAGGTAATACTTCTATCACCGTAGAAGTAGAAGTAGTTACCCAAAGAGCCAATGATTATGGCCGTGTATATTGCATGCATGTAACTTCAGCTGTGGTAACTTATGTAAGTGTAGATAAAGACGGAAATAAACTTCCTATTGATGCGGATTTAAAAAGATTGCACGGCTTTTGA
- a CDS encoding efflux RND transporter permease subunit — MLSKILKIFLNFPKLTLGITLIFCIFFSFFAKNLSVDASAESLLLEHDEGLKLYREVSARYGNDNFLMLAFAPKNKDIFAKENLETIKNLTLDLEKINGVQKVFSITNAPLLASSKGKELKELIQNIPNIFSQDVDINLAKKEILNQPFYKNNIISKDGKTTGILIYLAPDLVYNDLINSRDNAQNENEKEHFRALIKKHQESSREFSAKRLEEITKIVSKYSQNGDFLHLGGVEMIANDMINYVKSDLKIYGLSLIGLLFIALWWFFGSLRLVFLALGICVVSLFTSSGIFALLGFDITVVSSNYVALVLIITVSVVIHLIVHFIENLHKHPKASVYKLLLSTLLDKASPSFFAILTTVVGFLSFVFSDIEPIIKLGIMMSLGISVSLILAYIYFASILVLMPRLNFKELNQNSLKFLSFCANVSLQHRKFIYGISLFCVAFALYGILQIKVENSFVSYFKDSSRIKQGLLIIDKELGGTMPLDVIVKFKQNPKQNESLDEFEQEFDDLAKDDRYFFSSEKTRIAAKVHEFLSKQKYVGSVLSLQSLLELGKSINDGKTLDDFALAFLYENLDENFKKQVLTPFVSVENNELRFSVRMLDSDPNLRRDAFLKQLEKDLNELLQNDNVEIKISGIMPLYNNMLQSLFSSQFDTLAFVVLVIFALFVVIFRSFVYAFVAILANLIPLALVFGLMGVLNIPLDIMSITIAAICIGIGVDDMIHYIHRFKEELKHKSLEEAIKASHIGIGSAIYYTSVTIILGFLVMISSNFIPTIYFGLLTVLAMSLLLFGSLFLLPSFILTYHYFKTKLK, encoded by the coding sequence ATGCTAAGTAAAATTTTAAAAATCTTTCTTAATTTCCCAAAGCTAACTTTGGGGATTACTTTAATCTTTTGTATATTTTTTAGTTTTTTTGCTAAAAATTTAAGTGTTGATGCAAGTGCTGAAAGCTTGCTTTTAGAGCATGATGAGGGTTTGAAACTATATAGAGAAGTTTCAGCGCGTTACGGCAATGATAATTTTTTAATGCTTGCTTTTGCTCCTAAAAATAAAGATATTTTTGCTAAAGAAAATTTAGAAACTATCAAAAACTTAACCCTTGATTTAGAAAAAATCAATGGAGTGCAAAAGGTATTTTCTATCACTAATGCGCCTTTACTTGCAAGTTCTAAAGGTAAAGAATTAAAAGAGCTTATCCAAAATATACCTAATATTTTTAGTCAAGATGTGGATATTAATCTAGCTAAAAAAGAAATTTTAAATCAACCCTTTTATAAAAATAATATCATCTCAAAAGATGGAAAAACAACGGGAATTTTGATTTATCTAGCACCTGATCTTGTTTATAATGACTTGATTAATTCAAGGGATAATGCGCAAAATGAAAATGAAAAAGAGCATTTTAGAGCTTTGATTAAAAAGCACCAAGAAAGCTCAAGGGAATTTAGTGCAAAAAGATTAGAAGAAATTACTAAAATAGTATCTAAATATAGTCAAAATGGAGACTTTTTACACCTTGGTGGTGTTGAAATGATCGCTAATGATATGATTAATTATGTAAAAAGTGATTTAAAAATTTATGGACTTAGTTTAATAGGGCTTTTATTTATAGCACTTTGGTGGTTTTTTGGCTCTTTGCGTTTAGTGTTTTTGGCTTTGGGAATTTGTGTGGTTTCACTTTTTACTTCAAGCGGGATTTTCGCGCTTTTGGGCTTTGATATTACTGTGGTGTCTTCAAACTATGTAGCTTTGGTACTCATTATCACTGTTTCTGTTGTGATACACTTAATCGTGCATTTTATAGAAAATTTACACAAACACCCAAAAGCTAGCGTTTATAAGCTTTTACTCTCAACCTTACTTGATAAAGCAAGTCCTAGTTTTTTTGCTATTTTAACCACGGTTGTTGGGTTTTTAAGTTTTGTTTTTTCAGATATTGAGCCTATTATCAAACTCGGTATTATGATGAGCCTTGGCATCAGTGTGAGTTTGATTTTAGCTTATATTTATTTTGCAAGTATTTTGGTATTAATGCCGCGTTTAAATTTTAAAGAGCTTAATCAAAATTCGTTGAAATTTTTAAGTTTTTGTGCAAATGTAAGTTTACAACATAGAAAATTTATCTATGGTATAAGTTTATTTTGTGTAGCTTTTGCTTTGTATGGAATTTTACAAATTAAAGTAGAAAATAGTTTTGTGAGTTATTTTAAAGATAGTTCTAGGATTAAACAAGGTTTGTTGATTATAGATAAAGAGCTAGGTGGAACTATGCCTTTAGATGTGATTGTCAAATTTAAGCAAAATCCAAAACAAAATGAAAGCTTAGATGAGTTTGAACAAGAATTTGATGATTTAGCCAAAGATGATAGGTATTTTTTTAGTAGTGAAAAAACAAGAATAGCTGCTAAGGTTCATGAGTTTTTAAGTAAGCAAAAATATGTAGGCTCTGTGCTTAGCTTGCAAAGTTTGCTAGAGCTTGGAAAAAGCATTAATGATGGTAAGACTTTAGATGATTTTGCTCTAGCGTTTTTATATGAAAATTTAGATGAGAATTTTAAAAAGCAAGTTTTAACCCCTTTTGTTAGTGTAGAAAATAATGAGTTGCGATTTAGCGTGCGTATGCTAGATAGTGATCCAAATTTAAGACGCGATGCTTTTTTAAAACAGCTTGAAAAAGACTTAAATGAGCTTTTGCAAAATGATAATGTAGAGATTAAAATCAGTGGTATTATGCCTTTGTATAATAATATGCTTCAAAGTCTTTTTTCATCACAATTTGACACTTTAGCCTTTGTGGTACTTGTGATTTTTGCTTTGTTTGTGGTGATTTTTAGAAGTTTTGTTTATGCTTTTGTGGCAATTTTGGCCAATCTCATACCTTTAGCTTTGGTGTTTGGCTTAATGGGTGTTTTAAATATACCACTTGATATTATGAGTATTACCATAGCTGCTATTTGTATAGGAATAGGAGTTGATGATATGATTCATTATATTCATCGTTTTAAAGAAGAATTAAAACATAAAAGCTTAGAAGAGGCTATAAAAGCTTCACATATAGGTATAGGAAGTGCGATTTATTATACTAGTGTTACGATTATTCTAGGTTTTTTAGTGATGATTAGCAGTAATTTTATCCCGACGATTTATTTTGGTTTGCTTACGGTTTTGGCTATGAGTTTGCTTTTATTTGGTTCGCTTTTTTTATTACCAAGTTTTATTTTAACTTATCATTATTTTAAAACAAAATTAAAATAA
- a CDS encoding AI-2E family transporter: MKSSNFFLISFILIILFWVLFLFKPFLMNIAIASLMAVSTSNVNVKFLSIFKGKKVVAAAATTAFMLALFFIPFVYAIIELAKAAKGFDISYFHNTIEYFKNYSLHLPESLSFIEPKIKEALASIDLNSISKNVLTYLSSATKFGTKFLTDMVLICVFYFFANLYGAQLIGYIKSIVPMKKEETQGILSEVSNVMSVVFYSMVLNAILQGVLFAIITKFYGYDAILMGILFCFSSLIPVVGGALVYVPVSLYEFANNNLSGALVIFIYSVVMISFIADTLVKPYIIKWINEKLVQIPTQINELLIFFAMIAGISSFGFWGIILGPAILTFFISTLKLYVILKEKHFV; encoded by the coding sequence ATGAAAAGTAGTAATTTTTTCTTGATTAGTTTTATTTTGATCATTTTATTTTGGGTACTTTTTTTGTTTAAACCTTTTTTGATGAATATAGCCATAGCAAGTTTAATGGCTGTTTCTACTTCCAATGTTAATGTTAAATTTTTAAGTATTTTCAAAGGTAAAAAAGTCGTTGCTGCAGCAGCTACTACTGCTTTTATGCTAGCTTTATTTTTTATCCCTTTTGTATATGCTATTATAGAACTAGCAAAGGCTGCAAAAGGTTTTGATATAAGCTATTTTCACAATACCATAGAATATTTTAAAAATTATTCTTTGCACCTACCAGAATCTTTAAGCTTTATAGAACCCAAAATCAAAGAAGCATTAGCAAGTATTGACTTAAATTCTATCTCTAAAAATGTTTTAACCTATCTTTCAAGCGCAACTAAATTTGGCACTAAATTTCTAACTGACATGGTATTAATTTGCGTATTTTATTTCTTTGCTAATCTTTATGGAGCCCAACTCATTGGCTATATAAAAAGCATAGTGCCTATGAAAAAAGAAGAAACTCAAGGCATTTTAAGTGAAGTGAGTAATGTAATGTCTGTTGTGTTTTATTCTATGGTACTAAATGCCATTTTACAAGGAGTGCTTTTTGCTATCATTACTAAATTTTATGGTTATGATGCGATTTTAATGGGAATATTATTTTGCTTTAGCTCTTTAATCCCTGTGGTAGGTGGGGCCTTAGTTTATGTGCCTGTCTCTTTATATGAATTTGCAAATAATAATCTAAGCGGTGCTTTAGTGATTTTCATTTATAGCGTGGTAATGATATCTTTTATCGCAGATACTTTAGTAAAACCCTATATCATTAAATGGATCAATGAAAAACTTGTTCAAATTCCAACACAAATTAACGAACTTTTAATTTTCTTTGCGATGATAGCAGGAATTTCAAGTTTTGGCTTTTGGGGTATTATCCTTGGACCTGCTATTTTAACTTTCTTTATTTCTACTTTAAAATTATATGTGATTTTAAAAGAAAAGCATTTTGTATAA
- the ruvB gene encoding Holliday junction branch migration DNA helicase RuvB has product MDRIVEIEKFSPDETYETSLRPSNFDGYIGQENIKKNLEIFIKAAKKRNECLDHILFSGPAGLGKTTLANIISYEMNANIKTTAAPMIEKSGDLAAILTNLSEGDILFIDEIHRLSPAIEEVLYPAMEDFRLDIIIGSGPAAQTIKIDLPKFTLIGATTRAGMLSNPLRDRFGMQFRLEFYKNEELAIILEKAALKLNKTCEKKASLEIAKRSRSTPRIALRLLKRVRDFADVNDEEIISEKRAKEALDSLGVNELGFDAMDLRYLELLTEAKRKPIGLSSIAAALSEDENTIEDVIEPYLLANGYIERTAKGRIASLKSFDVLKLKYNKGLFDEK; this is encoded by the coding sequence ATGGATAGAATCGTAGAGATTGAAAAATTCTCCCCTGATGAAACTTATGAAACAAGTCTTAGACCTTCAAATTTTGATGGCTACATAGGACAAGAAAATATTAAAAAAAATTTAGAAATTTTTATCAAAGCTGCTAAAAAAAGAAATGAATGTCTAGATCATATCCTTTTTAGTGGGCCTGCAGGACTTGGTAAGACAACTTTAGCAAACATTATCTCATATGAAATGAATGCAAATATCAAAACTACCGCTGCACCCATGATAGAAAAAAGCGGGGATTTAGCTGCGATTTTAACTAATCTTAGCGAAGGAGATATTTTATTTATCGATGAAATTCATCGCTTAAGTCCCGCCATAGAAGAAGTGCTTTACCCTGCTATGGAGGATTTTCGTCTTGATATTATCATCGGTAGTGGTCCTGCTGCACAAACGATAAAAATCGATTTGCCCAAATTTACTTTAATAGGTGCTACTACAAGAGCAGGTATGCTAAGTAATCCTTTACGCGATCGCTTTGGTATGCAATTTCGCTTGGAATTTTATAAAAATGAAGAGCTTGCTATCATTTTAGAAAAAGCAGCTCTAAAGCTTAATAAAACTTGTGAAAAAAAAGCTTCTTTAGAAATAGCCAAACGCAGTCGCTCAACCCCAAGAATAGCATTAAGATTGCTTAAGCGTGTAAGAGACTTTGCTGATGTAAATGATGAAGAAATCATTAGCGAAAAAAGAGCTAAAGAAGCGCTTGATTCTTTAGGGGTAAATGAGCTTGGTTTTGACGCGATGGATTTGCGGTATTTAGAGCTTTTAACTGAAGCTAAAAGAAAACCTATAGGACTTTCTAGTATAGCTGCAGCATTAAGTGAGGATGAAAATACCATAGAAGATGTGATAGAGCCATATTTACTAGCAAATGGCTATATAGAAAGAACAGCCAAAGGTCGCATTGCAAGCTTAAAAAGCTTTGATGTTTTAAAATTAAAATATAACAAAGGTTTATTTGATGAAAAGTAG
- a CDS encoding Tgt2/MlaC family protein — MKKIIALFFSVVFAFALNLQDISKTMQEKIDESLKILDQNKNDKAKTAEKIFALFDGVFDYELMAKLSLSTRYEKLSENEKNEFNKAFEKNLKKSFTDKLALYDSQKLKVINLEEKNKRAFLKTSMIVDGKENFVIFKFYDKNNDWQIYDVDIFGISIIQTYRSQFKDVLQNGDFKTLLEKLSSVDFSK, encoded by the coding sequence ATGAAAAAAATCATAGCTTTGTTTTTTAGCGTAGTATTTGCTTTTGCTTTAAATTTGCAAGATATTTCTAAAACCATGCAAGAAAAAATTGATGAGAGCTTAAAAATTCTAGATCAAAATAAAAACGATAAAGCTAAAACAGCGGAAAAAATCTTTGCTTTATTTGATGGTGTTTTTGATTATGAACTTATGGCTAAACTTAGTCTTTCTACAAGATATGAAAAATTAAGTGAAAATGAAAAAAATGAATTTAACAAAGCTTTTGAAAAAAACCTTAAAAAAAGTTTCACAGATAAGCTTGCTTTGTATGATTCTCAAAAATTAAAAGTGATTAATTTAGAAGAAAAAAATAAAAGAGCCTTTTTAAAAACTTCTATGATAGTAGATGGTAAAGAAAATTTTGTAATCTTTAAATTTTATGATAAAAATAATGATTGGCAAATTTATGATGTGGATATTTTTGGTATAAGTATTATACAAACTTATCGCTCACAATTTAAAGATGTCTTACAAAATGGTGATTTTAAAACCTTGCTTGAAAAGCTTTCTAGTGTTGATTTTTCTAAATAA
- the rdgB gene encoding RdgB/HAM1 family non-canonical purine NTP pyrophosphatase — protein MKKKLKIILATSNAHKVEEIKKILTSYEIYALNEIITPFEIIEDGISFKENALIKSKAIFNALGKKQNEFITLSDDSGISVEALDNAPGIFSARYSQEGTDEANRNKLIQALHEKNLHQSKAFYTAAIAISSKYGHFSTHGYMHGLTIDTPRGNNGFGYDPLFIPKGFDKTLGELDEQVKLKISHRSQALMFATYILRALEKMEY, from the coding sequence ATGAAGAAAAAATTAAAAATCATTCTAGCAACTTCTAATGCACACAAAGTAGAAGAAATCAAAAAAATTTTAACTTCTTATGAAATTTATGCCTTAAATGAAATCATCACTCCTTTTGAAATCATCGAAGATGGCATAAGTTTTAAAGAAAATGCTTTGATAAAATCTAAAGCTATTTTTAATGCTTTAGGCAAAAAACAAAATGAATTTATCACCTTAAGTGATGATAGTGGCATAAGCGTAGAGGCTTTAGACAATGCACCAGGGATTTTTTCTGCAAGATACTCTCAAGAAGGCACTGATGAGGCCAATAGAAACAAGCTCATCCAAGCTTTACATGAAAAAAATCTACATCAAAGCAAAGCTTTTTACACTGCAGCCATAGCCATAAGCTCAAAATATGGACATTTTAGCACGCATGGATATATGCATGGCCTTACTATTGATACTCCAAGAGGTAATAATGGCTTTGGATATGATCCTTTATTTATCCCAAAAGGTTTTGATAAAACCTTAGGTGAATTAGATGAGCAAGTAAAATTAAAAATTTCACACCGCTCACAAGCGCTAATGTTTGCTACTTATATCTTAAGAGCATTAGAAAAAATGGAGTATTAA
- a CDS encoding MFS transporter: protein MLKTVLPLSFIVGTRFFGLFIVLPVLSLYALNLKGANEFLVGLLVGVYALTQMALQVPFGMISDKIGRKKTMIIGLVVFIIGSLVCSYADDIYTMMFGRLLQGAGAIGAVATAMISDFINEENRGKAMAIMGSFIGLSFAASLVLSPLMSAKFGLSSLFDLSAILSLICIVLLFSVVPKEHTIVHENTKTPLKKLLKEKNLALMNLTNCMQKMLMSIAFLSIPLVLVHEFNYPSENLWHVYVSSMVLGFLAMGLSGSLGEKRGLSKEILLLGVAFFIIAYIIFAFSHNALVFMVGVVVFFIGFNLHEPIMQSCASKFAKVNEKGAALGVFNAFGYFGSFLGGVVGGYFLHHFSLVTLAFILIALSVIWFVLLLFLQSPADFKNVYLSLETKHDLNMIKGINGVLDVYKNSKFLVIKYNKKLTSEEEILAIIEK from the coding sequence ATGTTAAAAACTGTTTTACCTTTGTCTTTTATTGTAGGAACTAGATTTTTTGGATTGTTTATAGTTTTGCCAGTTTTAAGTTTATATGCTTTAAATTTAAAAGGAGCCAATGAGTTTTTAGTAGGGCTTTTAGTAGGTGTGTATGCTCTAACTCAAATGGCATTGCAAGTTCCTTTTGGTATGATTTCAGATAAAATAGGGCGTAAAAAAACTATGATAATAGGACTTGTGGTGTTTATCATAGGTTCTTTGGTGTGTTCATATGCTGATGATATTTATACGATGATGTTTGGAAGGCTTTTACAAGGTGCAGGAGCCATAGGAGCAGTAGCTACTGCTATGATAAGTGATTTTATCAATGAAGAAAATCGTGGCAAGGCTATGGCTATCATGGGTTCGTTTATAGGACTTTCTTTTGCAGCTTCTTTAGTGCTTTCTCCTTTAATGAGTGCTAAATTTGGACTTTCTAGTTTGTTTGATTTAAGTGCCATTTTAAGTCTAATTTGTATCGTGCTTTTATTTAGCGTTGTGCCAAAAGAACACACAATAGTGCATGAAAATACTAAAACTCCATTAAAAAAACTTCTAAAAGAAAAAAACTTAGCTTTGATGAATCTTACTAATTGTATGCAAAAAATGCTTATGAGTATTGCGTTTTTAAGTATTCCTTTGGTTTTGGTACATGAGTTTAATTATCCAAGTGAGAATTTATGGCATGTTTATGTTAGCTCTATGGTGCTTGGGTTTTTAGCTATGGGTTTATCAGGATCTTTGGGAGAAAAAAGAGGCTTAAGTAAAGAGATATTGCTTTTAGGTGTGGCGTTTTTTATCATTGCTTATATTATATTTGCTTTTTCGCATAATGCTTTAGTGTTTATGGTGGGTGTTGTAGTGTTTTTTATAGGATTTAATCTACATGAGCCTATTATGCAAAGCTGTGCGAGTAAATTTGCTAAGGTAAATGAAAAAGGCGCAGCTTTGGGTGTGTTTAATGCTTTTGGCTATTTTGGAAGCTTTTTAGGTGGTGTCGTTGGAGGGTATTTTTTACACCATTTTAGTTTAGTTACTCTTGCTTTTATTTTGATAGCTTTGTCTGTAATTTGGTTTGTGTTGCTTTTGTTTTTACAAAGTCCGGCAGATTTTAAAAATGTCTATTTATCTTTAGAAACAAAACATGATTTAAATATGATTAAAGGCATAAATGGAGTTTTAGATGTGTATAAAAACTCTAAATTTTTAGTGATTAAATACAATAAAAAACTTACAAGCGAAGAAGAAATTTTAGCGATTATTGAAAAATAA
- a CDS encoding ribose-phosphate pyrophosphokinase, giving the protein MRGYKIFSGSANEEFAKKISKYLSLPLSNAGVKRFSDGEISIQIDESVRGKDVFIIQSTCAPTNDNLMELLIMTDALRRSSASSITAIIPYFGYARQDRKASPRVPITAKLVANLIESAGVDRVATIDLHAGQIQGFFDIPVDNLYGSIIFNDYIKNKNYKNPIIASPDIGGIARARSVAKALGLDIVIVDKRREKANESEVMNVIGDVKDKEVILVDDIIDTAGTIVKAAEVFKSKGAKSVIACCTHPVLSGVAYERIAKDALDELVVTDTIPLKQQMDKIKVLSVAPIFGEVIRRVYHNESVNSLFV; this is encoded by the coding sequence ATGCGCGGATATAAAATATTTTCTGGTTCAGCAAATGAGGAATTTGCTAAAAAAATCTCAAAATACCTTTCACTGCCTCTAAGCAATGCGGGTGTGAAGCGTTTTAGTGATGGTGAAATTAGCATTCAAATAGATGAAAGCGTGCGTGGTAAAGATGTATTTATCATTCAAAGTACTTGTGCTCCAACAAATGATAATCTAATGGAACTTTTAATCATGACAGATGCTCTGCGTCGCTCAAGTGCAAGCTCTATCACAGCTATCATCCCTTATTTTGGTTACGCTAGACAAGATAGAAAAGCAAGTCCTAGGGTGCCTATTACTGCAAAATTAGTAGCAAATCTTATAGAATCAGCAGGGGTAGATAGAGTAGCTACCATAGACTTACATGCTGGACAAATTCAAGGCTTTTTTGATATACCTGTGGATAATCTTTATGGGAGTATTATTTTTAATGATTATATTAAAAATAAAAACTATAAAAACCCTATCATCGCAAGTCCTGATATAGGCGGTATAGCAAGAGCTAGGAGCGTAGCAAAAGCTTTAGGACTTGATATAGTTATAGTAGATAAAAGACGCGAAAAGGCTAATGAAAGCGAAGTAATGAATGTCATCGGTGATGTAAAAGATAAAGAAGTAATTTTGGTAGATGATATTATCGATACAGCAGGAACCATAGTAAAAGCTGCTGAAGTATTTAAAAGCAAAGGTGCAAAGTCAGTTATAGCTTGCTGTACCCACCCTGTGCTTAGTGGCGTAGCTTATGAAAGAATAGCCAAAGATGCGCTTGATGAGCTAGTAGTAACTGACACTATACCTTTAAAACAACAAATGGATAAAATCAAAGTCCTAAGCGTAGCACCTATTTTTGGCGAGGTAATACGCAGAGTTTATCATAATGAAAGTGTGAATTCTTTATTTGTATAA
- the ciaB gene encoding invasion protein CiaB produces the protein MNDFKQIAKIVKNRKQNINSLYNILQTNQSHPLIDRALELANLENEKSNVLAMLRRLVDLKEEILVQELEKKGLNEEEISQIKYKVFSLVRAFYEVEHQDLIDEIKSKNLLDEFYLALVQGVHNIGVVMNSFELVWSKQILDTNNKILKEQFPNLSDALEFLKQNELYQLNQDGEICERSYGALVKIGTLWRFLPYAKAFENEVLKLEYEFDKLLEKLRNCVLDDEKNAYIDYIEKLKFAFCEKDNNEVVKKWQEAELAWMEVKCPLQVGHPLEYYEDSYTHAVALEWDIRLEDVSDFNGSEFKDKIKESFAMVYANLDEEDEALFDEVNFNLEKTQLYICMPMIFYGAELKGLFSAQVVPNDEYVSNIAGKKIFAFLNYVYENAKTKPFMKLSSMVFEKEFLDYGREILFYNEKLWKRIYEVSTIGHEFGHIFFVANDSEKKMNESGVFKNIEEFKATAGGLVNFFLHEEDDLKLPVFYELIKRAIGLIAWQRVEEVKPYYTEGLIHLSLLFKSGVLSFANEKLNIKFDEEAYESFKAVFMQNYYKLARHYMLKEDAKNYLDEFCVLEDEVFLPLDEECKEFVKYYYELHKLYGNEIDESGEFEKYSNAK, from the coding sequence ATGAATGATTTTAAGCAAATAGCAAAAATTGTGAAAAATAGGAAACAAAATATCAATAGTCTTTATAATATACTTCAAACTAATCAAAGTCATCCTTTGATAGATAGAGCTTTAGAACTAGCTAATCTTGAAAATGAAAAAAGCAATGTTTTAGCAATGTTGCGTCGTTTGGTGGATTTAAAAGAGGAAATTTTAGTCCAAGAACTTGAGAAAAAAGGTTTAAATGAAGAAGAAATTTCTCAAATAAAATATAAAGTTTTTTCTTTGGTAAGAGCCTTTTATGAGGTAGAACATCAAGATTTAATAGATGAGATTAAGAGTAAAAATTTACTTGATGAGTTTTATTTGGCTTTAGTTCAAGGAGTGCATAATATAGGCGTAGTTATGAATTCTTTTGAGCTTGTTTGGAGCAAGCAAATTTTAGATACAAATAATAAAATCTTAAAAGAACAATTTCCAAATTTAAGCGATGCTTTGGAGTTTTTAAAACAAAATGAGCTTTATCAGCTTAATCAAGATGGTGAAATTTGTGAAAGAAGTTATGGAGCTTTAGTTAAAATAGGAACACTTTGGAGATTTTTACCTTATGCAAAAGCTTTTGAAAATGAAGTTTTAAAGCTTGAATATGAATTTGATAAACTTTTAGAAAAACTAAGAAATTGTGTGCTAGATGATGAAAAAAATGCTTATATTGATTATATAGAAAAATTAAAATTTGCATTTTGTGAAAAAGATAATAATGAAGTAGTTAAAAAATGGCAAGAAGCAGAGCTTGCGTGGATGGAAGTAAAATGTCCATTACAAGTTGGCCATCCTTTAGAATACTATGAGGACTCTTATACACATGCAGTAGCACTTGAGTGGGATATACGCTTAGAAGATGTGAGTGATTTTAATGGGAGCGAGTTTAAAGATAAAATCAAAGAAAGCTTTGCGATGGTGTATGCAAATTTAGATGAAGAAGATGAAGCTTTGTTTGATGAAGTGAATTTTAATCTTGAAAAAACTCAGCTTTATATTTGTATGCCTATGATTTTTTATGGAGCAGAGCTTAAGGGGCTTTTTTCCGCTCAAGTAGTGCCAAATGATGAGTATGTAAGCAATATAGCAGGTAAAAAGATCTTTGCTTTTTTAAATTATGTTTATGAAAATGCTAAAACCAAGCCTTTTATGAAGCTTTCTTCTATGGTATTTGAAAAAGAATTTTTAGATTATGGTAGAGAAATTTTATTTTACAATGAAAAATTATGGAAAAGAATTTATGAAGTTTCTACCATAGGTCATGAGTTTGGGCATATTTTCTTTGTGGCAAATGATAGTGAAAAGAAAATGAATGAAAGTGGCGTGTTTAAAAATATAGAAGAGTTTAAAGCTACTGCGGGTGGGCTTGTGAATTTCTTTTTACATGAAGAAGATGATTTAAAGCTTCCTGTATTTTATGAGCTTATTAAAAGGGCTATAGGATTGATTGCTTGGCAAAGAGTAGAGGAGGTTAAGCCTTATTATACAGAAGGTTTGATTCATTTGTCATTGCTGTTTAAATCAGGGGTGTTATCTTTTGCAAATGAGAAATTAAACATTAAATTTGATGAGGAAGCTTACGAGAGTTTTAAGGCTGTGTTTATGCAAAATTATTATAAGCTAGCAAGACATTATATGTTAAAAGAAGATGCTAAAAATTATTTAGATGAATTTTGTGTTTTAGAAGATGAGGTATTTTTACCACTTGATGAAGAGTGTAAAGAATTTGTAAAATACTATTATGAATTACACAAACTTTATGGCAATGAAATCGATGAAAGTGGAGAGTTTGAAAAATACTCTAATGCAAAATAA